The Diabrotica virgifera virgifera chromosome 10, PGI_DIABVI_V3a genome has a window encoding:
- the LOC126893011 gene encoding uncharacterized protein LOC126893011: MTRVRSRSPPRSKALSPPRYADSKESLLLQHPEESSDDHSSDQEDGKDGFTIQNRRIRKKKKKSKGKDSTQNVETTENVTEATQEVEDSQNIEATQEVEDMDEDVPGAEGGGTTKRQRVEEDAASEDELTRANEEINRLRTLMKEFAANVDANNKKYEEVIAQQKAEIKELNTEIRRMSEKMDARFDELIALQKQLAKKPEKKNPEKTDKKPPFPSITNYV; the protein is encoded by the coding sequence ATGACACGAGTCAGATCTCGGTCACCCCCCAGATCCAAGGCGCTTTCCCCGCCAAGATATGCAGACTCTAAAGAGTCCCTCCTGTTACAGCACCCTGAAGAGAGCAGTGATGACCACTCGAGCGACCAGGAAGATGGAAAAGACGGTTTTACGATCCAAAATCgtagaataagaaaaaagaaaaagaagtcaaAAGGCAAGGACTCCACGCAGAACGTCGAGACCACCGAGAACGTCACCGAAGCCACCCAGGAAGTCGAGGAttcccagaacatcgaggccacccAGGAAGTCGAGGACATGGACGAAGACGTCCCAGGCGCCGAAGGCGGGGGCACTACCAAACGTCAGCGGGTTGAAGAGGATGCCGCCAGCGAAGACGAGCTGACAAGGGCCAACGAAGAAATCAACCGACTCAGAACCCTGATGAAAGAATTTGCAGCAAACGTtgatgcaaacaacaaaaaatatgaagagGTGATCGCACAACAGAAGGCAGAGATCAAAGAGCTGAATACGGAGATTCGACGAATGAGCGAAAAGATGGATGCCAGATTCGACGAGTTGATAGCTCTCCAGAAACAACTCGCAAAGAAACCGGAGAAGAAAAACCCCGAAAAGACGGACAAAAAACCACCA